A DNA window from Daucus carota subsp. sativus chromosome 3, DH1 v3.0, whole genome shotgun sequence contains the following coding sequences:
- the LOC108214841 gene encoding uncharacterized protein LOC108214841, whose product MLSRLVPKPSTLRTLNLARKLISTRSFSLTTASQKQDSNMKYVVVTGGVVSGLGKGVTASSIGVVLKACGLRVTSIKIDPYLNTDAGTMSPFEHGEVFVLDDGGEVDLDLGNYERFLDVRLTRDNNITTGKIYQSVLDKERRGDYLGKTVQVVPHITDAIKNWIESVSVIPVDGKEGPADVCVIELGGTVGDIESMPFIEALRQLYFSLGQDNFCLIHVSLIPVLGVVGEQKTKPTQHSVRELRALGLTPHFLACRSAEPLLEGTKQKLSQFCHVSIGNILNIHDVPNIWHIPLLLQNQNAHDAILKQLDLINVATPPNLQEWNNRAQKFDDLKDSVRIAMVGKYVGLTDSYLSVVKALLHACISCSLKPAVDWIAASDLEDDSAKLTPELHAAAWKTLKSAACVLVPGGFGDRGVKGMILAANYARVNKVPYLGICLGMQISVIEFARSVLGLKRANSSEFDAQTPDPVIIFMPEGSRTHMGSTMRLGARRTLFQTSDCITAKLYHNQKFVDERHRHRYEVNPEVVGMLEEAGLKFVGKDESGQRMEIVELPDHPFYVGVQFHPEFKSRPGKPSAPFLGLILAATGQLGAYLSEQQNGSL is encoded by the exons ATGCTCTCCCGCTTAGTGCCTAAGCCCAGCACATTGCGCACGCTCAATCTCGCCCGAAAATTAATCTCAACTCGATCATTTTCACTCACTACAGCTTCGCAAAAGCAGGATAGCAACATGAAATACGTCGTCGTAACGGGCGGAGTAGTGAGTGGACTCGGCAAGGGCGTTACTGCTAGTAGCATCGGCGTCGTTCTCAAAGCCTGTGGCCTTCGTGTCACTTCTATCAAAATCG ATCCGTATTTGAACACAGACGCTGGTACAATGTCTCCGTTTGAGCATGGGGAGGTTTTCGTTCTTGATGATGGTGGAGAG GTTGATCTGGACTTGGGTAACTATGAACGTTTTTTGGATGTGAGACTGACAAGAGACAATAACATTACTACTGGAAAGATCTATCAG TCGGTCCTTGACAAGGAACGGAGAGGCGATTATCTTGGGAAAACTGTCCAG GTAGTCCCACATATTACGGATGCAATAAAGAATTGGATTGAGTCTGTGTCTGTTATTCCTGTGGATGGAAAAGAGGGCCCAGCTGATGTTTGTGTCATAGAATTGGGAGGCACCGTAG GTGACATTGAATCAATGCCCTTTATAGAAGCTTTGCGGCAACTATACTTCTCTCTGG GACAAGATAATTTCTGCCTCATTCATGTGAGCTTAATACCTGTATTGGGTGTTGTGGGAGAGCAA AAAAcaaaacctacacaacacagtGTGCGGGAACTAAGAGCACTTGGCTTGACCCCTCATTTTCTGGCATGTCGTTCTGCAGAG CCATTACTGGAGGGCACAAAGCAAAAACTTTCGCAATTTTGCCATGTTTCT ATAGGCAACATACTTAATATCCATGACGTTCCAAACATTTGGCACATCCCTCTCTTACTTCAG AACCAGAATGCTCATGATGCCATTTTAAAGCAGTTGGACCTAATTAA TGTAGCTACTCCACCTAATTTACAGGAATGGAATAACAGAGCTCAGAAATTTGATGACCTCAAAGATTCT GTAAGGATCGCGATGGTTGGGAAATATGTTGGCCTAACAGATTCCTATTTGTCTGTTGTGAAG GCACTTCTTCATGCCTGCATTTCTTGTTCGTTGAAGCCAGCAGTTGATTGGATTGCTGCTTCTGACCTTGAAGATGATAGTGCCAAATTG ACTCCAGAACTTCATGCTGCAGCATGGAAGACTCTAAAG AGTGCAGCGTGTGTCTTGGTTCCTGGTGGATTTGGAGACCGCGGGGTAAAGGGAATGATATTGGCTGCTAATTATGCCAGAGTGAATAAAGTTCCATATTTAGGGATCTGCTTAGGCATGCAGATTTCTGTAATTGAGTTTGCACGATCT GTCTTGGGTTTGAAAAGGGCAAACAGTTCGGAATTTGATGCGCAGACACCTGATCCAGTCATAATTTTTATGCCAGAG GGTTCAAGAACACACATGGGAAGTACAATGAGACTTGGTGCTCGAAGAACGTTATTCCAGACCTCTGACTGCATCACCGCAAAGCT GTATCACAATCAAAAGTTTGTGGACGAGCGACATCGGCATAGATACGAG GTAAATCCAGAGGTGGTTGGCATGTTAGAAGAAGCTGGCTTAAAATTTGTAGGGAAGGATGAAAGTGGTCAGCGAATGGAG ATTGTAGAGCTCCCCGATCATCCATTCTATGTGGGAGTGCAATTTCATCCAGAGTTTAAGTCACGACCTGGAAAGCCTTCAGCTCCATTTCTAG GTCTTATACTGGCTGCAACAGGACAGTTAGGGGCTTATCTCAGTGAACAACAGAATGGGAGTCTATAA
- the LOC108211232 gene encoding hyphally regulated cell wall protein 3, whose protein sequence is MKQLQISNNADPPLESHRLSEDLDSSCSTPYVSAPSSPGRNPSGYFFSAPASPMHYVLSSSKSSATSFRDDNTTVLSSESSFEFEFEISSRFSREDADKSAENIGSMTSADELFLNGQIRPMKLSSHLQRPQHLAPLIDLDGDDEDGGDVGTVEITRGRDLRSRNRSMHRKARSLSPFRAHEYSREIIKLKEDKYVTEEAEADGVEAPSTETTPSASASSSRSSSSGRNSKKWIFLKDLLYRSKSEGRGNGKDKEKFWSNLSFSQSAREKKLVSISPSLTPSSSRDEKVKKKLASPSLTPSSSRDENDKAKKKLVSPSLTPSSSRDDKDKQKNSKGKKQPAAKKSGGKPANGVSKRRVALSAHELHYTANRAQAEEMKKKTSLPYRQGLFGCLSFSSKSYGAFSVFTRTLNPVSSR, encoded by the coding sequence ATGAAGCAGCTCCAAATCTCCAACAATGCCGATCCGCCGCTCGAGTCACACAGGCTCAGCGAGGATCTCGACAGCTCCTGCTCCACTCCCTACGTCTCCGCTCCGTCGAGCCCCGGCCGCAACCCCTCCGGCTACTTCTTCAGCGCTCCGGCCAGCCCAATGCACTACGTTCTCTCCTCCTCCAAGTCCTCCGCGACGTCGTTTCGCGACGATAACACTACCGTACTCTCCTCCGAGAGCTCGTTCGAGTTCGAGTTTGAGATCTCGTCGAGATTCTCCCGCGAGGACGCCGACAAGTCCGCCGAGAATATCGGATCCATGACGTCAGCGGACGAGCTGTTTCTCAACGGCCAGATCAGGCCGATGAAGCTCTCGTCGCACCTGCAGCGGCCGCAGCACCTGGCGCCGCTGATAGATCTCGACGGCGACGACGAGGACGGCGGTGACGTCGGCACGGTGGAGATTACGAGAGGGAGGGATCTGAGGTCGAGGAACAGATCGATGCACCGGAAGGCGAGATCGCTCTCGCCTTTCCGCGCTCACGAGTATTCCCgcgaaattataaaattaaaggaAGATAAATACGTAACCGAAGAGGCCGAGGCCGATGGAGTGGAGGCGCCGTCTACCGAGACGACGCCTTCCGCCTCGGCCTCCTCTTCGAGGTCTTCGTCCTCGGGACGAAACTCGAAGAAGTGGATTTTTCTAAAGGATTTACTGTACAGGAGCAAGAGTGAAGGGAGAGGAAACGGTAAAGACAAAGAGAAATTCTGGTCTAATCTCTCCTTCTCCCAATCCGCTAGAGAGAAGAAGCTCGTCTCAATTTCTCCATCACTCACGCCATCATCCTCTCGAGACGAGAAGGTCAAGAAGAAGCTTGCTTCGCCTTCGCTAACGCCATCATCCTCTCGAGACGAGAACGACAAAGCGAAGAAAAAGCTCGTTTCGCCTTCACTAACGCCATCATCCTCTCGAGACGATAAGGATAAACAAAAGAACTCCAAAGGGAAAAAACAGCCGGCGGCGAAAAAATCGGGCGGAAAGCCGGCGAACGGAGTTTCGAAGCGGAGAGTGGCGTTATCAGCTCACGAGCTGCATTACACGGCGAACAGAGCGCAAGCGgaggagatgaagaagaagaccTCGTTGCCTTACAGGCAAGGTTTGTTTGGATGCTTGAGTTTCAGCTCAAAAAGCTATGGCGCTTTTAGTGTGTTTACTAGAACTTTAAATCCTGTTTCATCAAGGTAA